From bacterium, a single genomic window includes:
- a CDS encoding DUF86 domain-containing protein, protein MDNELKILKKFFETKPQIVMAFLFGSRATGQQRNISDWDIGIYFKPVEYMELEANFEYPEEEKIWGELVEILQTDNIDLVVLNRASPDLVYKILRDGLPLKISDKKLYLNLLCKVSYEAMDWWKFVDEYYWISEKAKSISPENKAEILKYLRFLENEFTDIEIMKNITWQEYNQNSIKRRALERWIENLVMGCLDISKIILASEKKTIPQSYKETLKVFCTVLGFSPEEAEEFSALAQYRNIVVHEYLDIRWRRMQKFILLVEKLFPTFLERVKKVIKNA, encoded by the coding sequence ATGGATAATGAATTAAAAATTCTTAAAAAATTTTTTGAGACAAAACCACAGATTGTTATGGCATTTCTTTTTGGTTCAAGAGCAACTGGACAACAAAGAAATATTTCTGATTGGGACATTGGAATATATTTTAAACCAGTAGAATATATGGAATTAGAGGCAAATTTTGAATATCCAGAAGAAGAAAAAATATGGGGAGAACTTGTAGAAATTTTACAGACAGATAATATTGACCTTGTTGTTTTAAATAGAGCAAGTCCAGATCTTGTTTATAAAATTTTAAGGGATGGTTTACCATTAAAAATATCTGATAAAAAACTTTACTTGAATTTGTTATGTAAAGTTAGTTATGAGGCAATGGATTGGTGGAAATTTGTAGATGAGTATTACTGGATATCTGAAAAAGCAAAATCAATTTCTCCTGAAAATAAGGCAGAAATTTTAAAGTATTTGAGATTTCTTGAAAATGAGTTTACTGATATAGAAATTATGAAAAACATTACATGGCAGGAATATAACCAGAATAGTATTAAAAGAAGAGCATTGGAGAGATGGATTGAAAATCTTGTAATGGGTTGTCTTGATATTTCAAAAATAATTCTTGCCTCAGAGAAAAAAACAATACCTCAAAGTTATAAAGAAACATTAAAGGTCTTTTGTACAGTTTTGGGTTTTTCTCCTGAAGAAGCTGAAGAATTTTCTGCATTAGCACAATATCGTAATATAGTTGTTCATGAATATTTAGATATAAGATGGAGAAGAATGCAGAAATTTATTTTACTGGTAGAAAAATTATTTCCTACTTTCCTTGAGAGAGTTAAAAAGGTGATTAAAAATGCTTAA
- a CDS encoding ATP-binding cassette domain-containing protein, with translation MLKVDKIIVTSEEGDEILKELSLTIKDGDIVIMFGPNGSGKSTLIKSIMGVSDYKIKEGDILFDGKSLKNLTVSERAKMGIGVMYQQPPEISGVKLYQIAKYLEENDDVIFDYAEKLNLKEFLDRDVNVDFSGGEKKRSELFQILLQKPKLLLLDEPESGVDIENISIMGKVLNEFFKKNGSSALIITHTGYILQYISAKRGCVLMNGKLCCSDEPEKIFQDIRKNGYEKCGKCKCEDQ, from the coding sequence ATGCTTAAAGTTGATAAAATTATTGTTACTTCAGAAGAGGGAGATGAGATTTTAAAAGAACTTTCTCTTACAATAAAAGATGGAGACATTGTTATTATGTTTGGACCAAATGGCTCTGGAAAATCAACACTTATAAAATCAATTATGGGTGTTTCTGATTACAAAATAAAAGAGGGAGATATATTATTTGATGGAAAAAGTTTAAAAAATTTAACAGTAAGTGAAAGAGCAAAAATGGGAATAGGGGTAATGTATCAACAACCGCCTGAAATAAGTGGAGTAAAACTTTATCAAATAGCGAAATATCTTGAAGAAAATGATGATGTTATATTTGATTATGCAGAAAAATTAAATTTAAAAGAGTTTCTTGACAGAGATGTAAATGTTGATTTTTCAGGTGGAGAGAAAAAAAGGTCTGAACTTTTTCAAATTCTATTGCAAAAGCCAAAACTTCTTTTACTTGATGAGCCAGAATCAGGTGTTGATATTGAAAATATCTCAATAATGGGTAAAGTTCTAAATGAATTTTTTAAAAAAAATGGAAGTTCTGCATTAATAATTACTCATACTGGTTATATTCTACAATATATTTCTGCAAAAAGAGGATGTGTTCTTATGAATGGAAAACTCTGTTGTTCAGACGAACCAGAAAAGATATTTCAGGATATAAGAAAAAATGGATATGAAAAATGCGGAAAATGTAAATGCGAGGACCAGTAA